A single Paenibacillus sp. FSL R5-0517 DNA region contains:
- a CDS encoding F390 synthetase-related protein has translation MSNTLRIVVHYALARGLRTWKTREQLERWQERRIIRHVHQIRARSPFYRKWWGGVDASNWRSFPMIDKSIMMENFDTLNTVGITKDEALALAGESEETRDFKPSIQGVTVGLSSGTSGNRGIFLVSDQEQDAWTGTVLAKLLPGGLWKPAKIAFFLRANSNLYESVQRGKLQFQYFDLLERVETLVRRLEEYQPTVWVAPPSMLRLLADAYVAGHLTAVPDKIISVAEVLDPLDRKVLEQVFGQNVHQVYQCTEGFLGATCRYGTLHLNEDIVHIEKEYMDPATRRFVPIITDFSRTSQPIIRYRLNDILTEAATPCACGSLFTAIERIEGRCDDTLYFEQLHTGVSVPVFPDFVTRAVIAASPDIEHYRVVQREDGTMEVSLVLGGNAAMEQVRADVLHELNKMADRMDCTLPEVRFVPYAFKPGVTKLRRVERQLD, from the coding sequence ATGAGCAATACCCTTCGTATTGTAGTACATTATGCGCTTGCACGCGGGTTGCGAACATGGAAAACGCGAGAACAACTGGAGCGCTGGCAAGAGCGCCGGATTATTCGACATGTCCATCAGATCCGCGCCCGCTCTCCGTTTTACCGAAAGTGGTGGGGTGGCGTGGACGCATCCAACTGGAGAAGCTTTCCGATGATTGACAAATCAATCATGATGGAGAACTTTGATACACTGAATACGGTAGGCATTACCAAGGATGAAGCGTTGGCTCTAGCAGGTGAAAGTGAAGAAACGCGTGACTTCAAACCCTCCATTCAGGGAGTGACTGTTGGATTGTCCTCGGGTACGTCAGGGAACCGGGGAATATTTCTGGTAAGTGATCAGGAGCAGGATGCGTGGACGGGCACGGTGCTGGCCAAGCTGCTGCCTGGTGGGCTGTGGAAACCTGCGAAGATTGCGTTTTTCCTGCGGGCCAACAGTAATCTGTATGAATCGGTGCAGCGTGGGAAGTTACAGTTCCAGTACTTTGATCTGCTGGAGCGTGTGGAGACCTTGGTAAGACGGTTGGAAGAATACCAACCTACCGTATGGGTGGCTCCCCCATCCATGCTGCGTCTGTTGGCGGACGCCTATGTGGCGGGTCACCTGACCGCTGTACCCGATAAAATCATCTCGGTTGCCGAGGTGCTGGACCCCCTGGATCGCAAGGTACTGGAACAGGTCTTCGGACAGAACGTTCATCAAGTCTACCAGTGTACAGAAGGGTTCCTGGGAGCGACCTGTCGTTATGGCACACTGCATTTGAATGAGGATATAGTCCATATTGAAAAAGAGTACATGGACCCGGCCACCCGCCGGTTCGTGCCCATTATTACGGACTTCTCCAGAACATCACAGCCGATCATCCGGTATCGGCTGAATGATATTCTGACCGAGGCGGCGACGCCATGTGCCTGCGGTTCTCTGTTTACAGCGATTGAGCGGATTGAAGGCCGCTGTGATGATACGCTTTATTTTGAACAACTGCATACGGGTGTGTCTGTACCGGTCTTTCCGGATTTCGTTACTCGCGCTGTCATTGCGGCTTCGCCGGATATTGAACATTATCGTGTGGTGCAACGTGAGGACGGGACGATGGAGGTATCGCTAGTACTTGGTGGAAATGCAGCAATGGAGCAAGTAAGGGCTGATGTGTTGCATGAATTGAACAAGATGGCAGACAGGATGGATTGTACTTTGCCGGAGGTGAGATTCGTTCCGTATGCGTTCAAACCAGGGGTCACCAAGCTACGCAGGGTGGAGAGACAGCTTGATTGA
- a CDS encoding SDR family oxidoreductase, whose translation MTVVTYKIGDGQQRMQTENDRNEETKEKRISISGAYDPVALITGTSSGFGMLTAITLAKQGYLVVATMRDLNRKEELVRLAGEAGITERLVYEQLDVTDSESVQAAITKVVLDYGRIDILVNNAGFAVGGFIEEVSMEDWRRQMDTNLFGLIAVTRAVLPVMREQKQGLIVNLSSVSGLSGFPGYAPYAASKFAVEGFSESLRHEMSSFGVRVVLVEPGAYRTPIWNKGLGEIHRSEDSPYKHKLDAVLRYSQHASETAPDPQEVADLIGRIARMRAPKLRYALGKGSRVLIIGKALLPWKWLEWIIARGLK comes from the coding sequence ATGACAGTGGTGACATACAAGATAGGAGATGGACAGCAACGGATGCAGACAGAGAATGATAGAAATGAAGAAACGAAGGAAAAAAGAATATCAATATCCGGTGCATATGATCCCGTGGCTCTCATTACAGGCACATCCAGTGGCTTCGGTATGTTAACGGCCATTACTCTTGCCAAGCAGGGATACCTTGTTGTTGCCACCATGCGTGACCTGAACCGAAAAGAAGAGTTGGTCAGACTTGCAGGAGAGGCAGGCATAACAGAACGTTTGGTGTATGAGCAGTTGGACGTTACGGATTCTGAATCGGTGCAAGCAGCTATAACCAAAGTCGTTCTGGATTATGGGCGCATCGACATACTGGTGAACAATGCAGGATTTGCGGTTGGCGGGTTCATTGAGGAAGTATCGATGGAGGATTGGCGGCGCCAGATGGATACGAATCTGTTTGGGTTAATCGCTGTGACACGTGCAGTCCTGCCTGTGATGCGTGAACAGAAGCAAGGTCTAATTGTTAACTTGTCCAGTGTCAGCGGGTTGTCCGGTTTTCCGGGTTATGCTCCATATGCTGCCTCCAAATTCGCTGTGGAGGGATTCTCGGAAAGTCTGCGGCATGAGATGTCCTCGTTCGGCGTTCGCGTGGTATTGGTTGAGCCAGGTGCTTATCGTACGCCGATCTGGAATAAAGGTCTGGGTGAGATTCACCGGAGCGAGGACTCTCCGTATAAACATAAGCTGGATGCGGTCCTTCGTTATTCCCAACATGCAAGCGAGACGGCACCTGACCCACAGGAGGTAGCAGATCTGATCGGACGAATTGCACGGATGCGTGCACCAAAGCTTCGATATGCGCTGGGCAAAGGATCGCGTGTGCTGATCATAGGTAAAGCATTGCTACCGTGGAAGTGGCTGGAATGGATCATTGCCCGTGGATTAAAATAG
- a CDS encoding DJ-1/PfpI family protein, whose amino-acid sequence MKIAFVLFDGLTFLDFAGFYDVINRLNFFEQTKGTTWETCAMTDQVTDESGLTMKVDRVKPDLSEYDLVFVPGGMGTRKLRYDEAFVGWLKQAESVPLKVSVCTGSLLLGAAGFLSGKRATTHPYTYDLLQPYVAEVIQSRIVRDGNVITAGGVATSIDLGIYVVGLLAGQEAAANVKLQIDYPYEMEGVVEE is encoded by the coding sequence ATGAAAATTGCATTCGTTTTGTTTGATGGACTGACTTTCCTTGATTTTGCTGGGTTTTATGATGTGATCAATCGGTTGAATTTCTTTGAACAAACCAAAGGAACAACATGGGAAACCTGTGCAATGACAGATCAGGTCACGGATGAGTCTGGTTTAACGATGAAGGTGGATCGAGTGAAGCCTGACCTGTCGGAATATGATCTCGTGTTTGTCCCTGGAGGCATGGGAACACGTAAGCTACGATACGACGAGGCATTTGTAGGCTGGTTGAAACAAGCGGAGTCTGTTCCTTTGAAGGTATCCGTGTGCACAGGCTCTCTTCTGCTGGGTGCGGCTGGATTTTTGTCTGGTAAAAGAGCGACGACACATCCGTATACCTATGATCTGCTTCAGCCGTACGTTGCTGAGGTTATTCAGAGCCGGATCGTGCGGGATGGAAACGTAATTACAGCCGGTGGAGTAGCCACGTCCATTGATCTGGGAATTTATGTTGTTGGGTTGCTTGCAGGACAGGAAGCGGCAGCAAATGTGAAACTCCAGATCGATTATCCTTATGAAATGGAGGGAGTGGTCGAAGAATGA
- a CDS encoding GNAT family N-acetyltransferase, which translates to MNENGKQETYIFRNIKRDEADVYWPFRLEALKTHPEAFGASFELSIRIPMNEVQERIHNEPDDYILGAYTTEGTLAGMMGFKREYGLKLRHKGIIWGVYVAPPYRGNGLASQLLQEVLERGRYLEGIKQINLSVVTTNESARRLYERYGFEVYGIERNALVVHGQGYDEAHMNYFYT; encoded by the coding sequence ATGAACGAAAATGGAAAGCAAGAAACCTATATCTTTCGCAATATTAAGCGGGATGAAGCAGATGTATACTGGCCGTTTCGACTGGAAGCATTGAAAACACATCCTGAAGCCTTTGGGGCTTCCTTTGAATTATCCATTCGGATTCCCATGAATGAAGTGCAGGAACGCATACATAACGAGCCCGACGATTATATCCTGGGCGCATATACAACAGAAGGAACACTCGCGGGAATGATGGGTTTCAAGAGAGAATATGGCCTGAAGCTCAGGCACAAAGGCATAATCTGGGGCGTCTATGTTGCTCCGCCATATCGGGGAAACGGTCTGGCATCGCAATTGCTCCAGGAAGTCTTGGAACGGGGAAGATATCTGGAAGGCATCAAGCAAATTAATCTGAGTGTGGTAACGACGAACGAATCAGCCAGACGCTTATACGAGCGATATGGATTTGAAGTGTATGGCATTGAGCGTAACGCACTGGTGGTCCATGGTCAGGGATATGATGAGGCGCATATGAATTACTTTTATACGTAG
- a CDS encoding serine/threonine protein kinase: MTGQVELEIDGISFVLKESHSFDWLRPLGTVFRVFDQQDSGNLSFGIVQKDGKRLFVKYAGARTIHANHTGSPPEAFRNLKSSVSVYEDLKHDTLIRLTDHFATEQGYVCVFDWVEGENLHNHWKFPPPAKYEDPRSPYYQFRQLPLKTRIGAMEQILDFHIEVERRGYVAVDLYDGSLIYDFDKYVMKICDIDLYRKGSFTNTMGRMWGSSRFMSPEEFELGALIDAVTNVFNMGAMAFALLGGEKDHSYDRWDAGEALYQVVIRAVSADRSQRYASIAELGEAWKEAAMQR; the protein is encoded by the coding sequence ATGACAGGTCAAGTTGAACTTGAGATCGACGGTATTTCCTTTGTCTTGAAAGAGTCTCACTCATTTGATTGGTTACGGCCCTTGGGTACGGTCTTTCGCGTATTCGATCAGCAGGATTCAGGAAATCTCTCCTTCGGTATCGTGCAAAAGGATGGAAAGAGGTTGTTCGTAAAGTATGCGGGAGCACGTACCATTCATGCGAATCATACGGGAAGTCCCCCGGAAGCCTTTCGTAATCTGAAATCATCTGTTTCCGTCTATGAAGATTTGAAGCATGACACGTTGATCCGACTAACGGATCATTTTGCAACGGAGCAAGGGTATGTCTGTGTATTCGATTGGGTGGAGGGGGAGAATCTTCATAACCACTGGAAATTTCCGCCTCCGGCCAAATATGAAGATCCTCGTTCCCCCTACTATCAGTTCAGACAACTTCCGCTGAAGACAAGGATTGGCGCGATGGAGCAGATTCTTGATTTTCATATCGAGGTGGAGCGGAGAGGGTATGTGGCTGTTGATCTGTATGACGGCAGTCTGATCTATGATTTTGACAAGTACGTCATGAAAATTTGTGATATAGACTTGTATCGGAAGGGCTCTTTTACCAATACCATGGGGCGTATGTGGGGATCTTCCCGTTTTATGTCTCCAGAGGAATTCGAGCTGGGTGCACTCATAGATGCGGTTACCAATGTATTCAATATGGGAGCCATGGCATTCGCGCTGCTGGGTGGGGAGAAAGACCATTCATATGATAGATGGGATGCCGGAGAGGCTTTATATCAGGTTGTGATACGTGCAGTCAGCGCAGATCGGTCCCAACGGTATGCATCGATTGCAGAACTCGGTGAGGCATGGAAAGAAGCTGCAATGCAAAGGTAA
- a CDS encoding GNAT family N-acetyltransferase: MAPTSNLSSMEMLKIQASTLYTINEQQRLLSINEPGGGQAPAIFIGLASAGSLIYYHEQLPPDLMDELSKECELPLDIPKLIRKVQTFEPVNHVWMGPAYVFPESSDEWNRQVQLIGQEQCNLLAEHFPELTDLLHEKWPVSAYVIDDSAVAVCCSARISEHGAEASLYTAPGYRGHGYAAETVKCWQYHVKERGRMPIYSTSWDNLASQQVARKLGLIQFGVDFSITTVELRKGCDVG; encoded by the coding sequence ATGGCTCCTACATCGAACCTGTCGTCTATGGAAATGTTGAAGATACAAGCGAGCACGTTATATACAATCAATGAGCAGCAGCGTCTATTAAGCATTAACGAGCCGGGTGGTGGGCAGGCTCCAGCCATATTTATCGGATTGGCTTCTGCCGGTTCACTGATCTATTACCACGAGCAGTTACCGCCGGATCTGATGGATGAATTGAGTAAGGAATGCGAGCTTCCATTGGATATTCCGAAACTGATTCGAAAGGTGCAGACCTTTGAGCCAGTTAACCATGTGTGGATGGGACCAGCCTATGTCTTTCCTGAGTCATCTGACGAATGGAATCGGCAGGTTCAGTTGATTGGTCAGGAGCAGTGTAATTTGCTGGCAGAGCATTTCCCTGAATTAACAGATCTCTTGCATGAAAAATGGCCTGTTTCGGCTTATGTTATTGATGATTCTGCTGTGGCAGTGTGCTGCTCCGCACGGATTTCCGAACATGGGGCGGAAGCAAGTCTCTATACGGCACCTGGTTATAGAGGACATGGGTATGCAGCGGAGACGGTAAAATGCTGGCAGTATCATGTCAAGGAACGTGGACGCATGCCAATCTACAGTACATCTTGGGATAATCTCGCTTCACAGCAAGTTGCCCGTAAATTGGGATTAATTCAGTTCGGTGTAGATTTCAGTATCACAACTGTGGAGTTGAGGAAGGGCTGTGATGTTGGATGA
- a CDS encoding GNAT family N-acetyltransferase, which produces MIRTFLQKDLQYVIEAHIRIYRDEYNYDDSFAEFITHAVNSFGCSGNHAKEMLWVVELDQTASGSIGLTQVNEHTAQLRWFLIEPEARGAGWGRKLIEQAVLYAKEQCYTSIILWTNESLDGARRLYQSFGFKVMEVRQQILSGQELAEEKWELAL; this is translated from the coding sequence ATGATCCGCACTTTCCTACAAAAGGACCTTCAGTATGTCATTGAAGCGCATATCCGAATCTACCGAGATGAGTATAATTATGATGATAGCTTTGCTGAATTTATCACCCATGCGGTGAACTCGTTTGGTTGCTCAGGCAATCACGCGAAGGAGATGTTATGGGTTGTGGAGTTAGATCAGACAGCTTCCGGTTCCATAGGACTTACTCAGGTGAATGAACATACGGCTCAACTGCGCTGGTTTCTAATCGAACCGGAAGCGCGTGGTGCAGGGTGGGGCAGGAAACTGATCGAACAGGCAGTTCTTTACGCAAAAGAGCAGTGCTACACATCTATCATCCTGTGGACCAACGAGTCTTTGGATGGAGCACGCAGATTATATCAGTCCTTCGGCTTTAAAGTGATGGAAGTTCGTCAGCAGATTCTGTCAGGCCAGGAGCTTGCCGAAGAAAAATGGGAACTTGCTCTATGA
- the murI gene encoding glutamate racemase: MNKKIAFFDSGIGGLTVLHKALQQFPEEKFLYYADTLHVPYGTKSADEVRGHIFDCVEAIVQEDVRAIVIACNTATSLAVKDLRAKYDIPIIGMEPAVKPAVEMNRESGKRVLVFATALTLSQTKYNELVSRVDDHHSVDSIALPELVEWCEQLDFDPGKIADYFRLKLADLDLQVYGTVVLGCTHYPFYTSILRTVLPDHIQIIDGSTGTVNHLKQRLGLVAQHGDRIGEQVTFLSSAGRPEEQEKMYRALQYLEKNSM; the protein is encoded by the coding sequence TTGAATAAGAAAATTGCTTTTTTTGATTCAGGCATCGGTGGTTTGACCGTTTTGCATAAGGCATTACAACAGTTTCCCGAAGAAAAATTCCTGTATTACGCGGATACCTTGCATGTCCCGTATGGAACCAAATCTGCGGATGAGGTGAGGGGACATATTTTTGATTGTGTGGAAGCCATCGTTCAGGAGGATGTCCGAGCAATCGTAATTGCTTGTAATACTGCAACCAGTCTGGCTGTTAAAGATCTGCGCGCCAAGTACGATATCCCGATTATTGGTATGGAGCCTGCGGTGAAACCAGCCGTGGAGATGAATCGTGAGAGTGGGAAGAGAGTGCTTGTATTTGCCACGGCCCTCACCTTGAGCCAAACCAAGTATAACGAACTGGTATCGCGTGTTGATGATCACCACAGTGTGGATTCCATTGCGCTGCCGGAACTTGTGGAATGGTGCGAACAGCTGGATTTTGATCCGGGCAAAATCGCTGATTATTTCCGGCTCAAGCTGGCAGATCTCGATCTTCAGGTGTATGGTACAGTGGTGCTTGGCTGCACGCATTATCCATTCTATACGTCCATTCTGCGCACGGTTCTGCCAGATCATATACAGATTATTGATGGCAGTACAGGCACCGTGAATCATCTGAAGCAGCGGCTTGGATTGGTTGCTCAGCATGGAGACAGAATTGGGGAACAGGTCACTTTCCTCAGTTCAGCAGGCCGACCGGAAGAGCAGGAGAAGATGTACAGGGCACTCCAATATCTTGAGAAGAACTCCATGTAG
- a CDS encoding histidine phosphatase family protein — protein MQSIYLIRHAKATGQEPHAELTDEGVRQAEKLADILADQSITYIVSSPWKRAVQTAMPLGMATLQHIHTDERLQERVLSSLDLPNWMDVLKRTYDDVDLVEEGGESSRNAAARGLELLEELWSRPEQHGAVVTHGNLLSLLIREYEPSFGYEEWAKLSNPDVYVLEKQRPEAGQFTIRRIWTD, from the coding sequence ATGCAGTCCATTTATCTTATCCGTCACGCCAAGGCCACAGGGCAGGAACCCCATGCAGAGCTTACAGATGAAGGGGTCAGGCAAGCCGAAAAACTTGCAGATATCTTGGCTGATCAATCCATTACGTATATTGTCTCCAGTCCGTGGAAAAGGGCTGTTCAGACGGCTATGCCGTTGGGCATGGCAACGCTGCAACATATACATACGGATGAACGTCTCCAGGAGAGGGTACTTAGCTCTTTGGATCTGCCTAACTGGATGGATGTACTGAAACGTACATACGATGATGTGGATTTGGTGGAAGAAGGCGGGGAATCTTCCAGAAACGCGGCTGCAAGGGGGCTGGAGCTTCTGGAAGAGTTGTGGAGCAGACCTGAACAGCATGGGGCCGTGGTTACACATGGGAACTTGTTATCACTGCTTATTCGTGAGTATGAACCATCCTTTGGCTATGAAGAGTGGGCCAAACTTTCGAACCCGGATGTGTATGTATTGGAGAAACAGCGGCCAGAAGCAGGGCAGTTCACCATTCGCAGAATCTGGACAGATTAA
- a CDS encoding DUF423 domain-containing protein: MQTLIILGSIMMFLAVALGAFGAHALKRKLSADMIKIYETGVQYHLIHGLGIILIGLLADRLESSSLVMLAGWLMFAGIILFSGSLYALSVTGVRKLGAITPLGGVAFLAGWVMIMIAAL; this comes from the coding sequence TTGCAAACCCTGATTATACTCGGCAGCATTATGATGTTCTTGGCTGTTGCTTTGGGTGCTTTTGGCGCACACGCGCTCAAGCGCAAATTATCCGCTGACATGATCAAAATCTATGAAACCGGTGTTCAATATCACCTCATCCACGGGCTGGGGATCATCCTGATTGGGCTGCTGGCAGACCGTCTCGAATCCTCTTCACTCGTCATGCTTGCCGGATGGCTGATGTTCGCCGGCATCATCCTGTTCTCTGGCAGCCTGTACGCTTTGAGTGTTACGGGTGTTCGCAAATTGGGAGCCATTACGCCACTTGGTGGAGTCGCATTTTTGGCTGGATGGGTTATGATCATGATTGCCGCCTTATAA
- the coaA gene encoding type I pantothenate kinase yields MNLYSPYIEFNRKEWAELKEHQTTLPLTEAELEQLKGLNEEVSIQEVEDIYLPLTHFIDLYARVSRELNRLTASFMKKEALPTPYIIGIGGSVAVGKSTAARLLQALLARGKNSPKVDLVTTDGFLYPNAVLQEKGIMNRKGFPESYDIKSLIQFMGDVKSGKPEVKAPVYSHLAYDVIQGEEVQICQPDILIIEGINVLQVKKETPLLVSDFFDFSIYIDAEEEHIRHWYVERFKLLRNTAFQDTDSFFHQRFANIDEEETVRTANQIWQDINAKNLHENILPTKGRARLILKKEADHSIGLIQLRKL; encoded by the coding sequence ATGAATTTATACTCTCCTTACATCGAGTTTAACCGCAAGGAATGGGCTGAACTTAAAGAACATCAGACCACTCTTCCACTGACGGAAGCCGAATTAGAACAGTTAAAGGGATTGAATGAAGAGGTATCGATTCAAGAAGTCGAAGATATATATTTGCCTCTTACCCACTTTATTGACCTATATGCAAGAGTTTCACGAGAGCTGAATCGACTAACGGCCTCCTTTATGAAAAAAGAAGCGCTCCCCACCCCCTACATCATCGGAATCGGGGGAAGTGTTGCCGTGGGCAAAAGTACAGCGGCCCGCTTACTTCAGGCACTGCTCGCTCGAGGCAAGAATAGCCCGAAGGTTGACCTTGTCACAACCGACGGTTTCTTATATCCCAATGCCGTGCTGCAAGAGAAGGGCATCATGAACCGTAAGGGATTCCCGGAAAGCTATGATATCAAATCCCTGATTCAGTTCATGGGCGATGTGAAATCAGGCAAACCCGAAGTGAAAGCACCAGTGTATTCTCATCTCGCCTACGATGTCATTCAAGGAGAAGAGGTGCAGATCTGTCAACCGGATATTCTCATAATTGAAGGCATCAATGTACTTCAGGTCAAAAAAGAAACGCCTTTGCTGGTTAGTGATTTCTTTGATTTCTCCATCTACATTGACGCAGAAGAAGAGCATATAAGACACTGGTACGTTGAGCGTTTCAAGCTGCTCCGCAATACGGCATTCCAAGACACGGATTCCTTTTTCCATCAACGTTTCGCCAATATTGATGAAGAAGAAACCGTGCGGACCGCCAACCAGATCTGGCAGGATATCAATGCCAAAAACCTGCATGAGAACATTTTGCCAACCAAAGGGCGTGCCAGACTGATTCTGAAAAAGGAAGCCGATCACTCCATTGGGCTGATTCAATTGCGCAAACTCTAA
- a CDS encoding DUF3891 family protein: MIIYEREHDFVLTAQHEHGLVAGEMASHWKKELLADAAHRDELILAAREHDRGWIELDAAPFWNDYSQSPYSFRDFPLRPRFVFYHKGIEEVCQKNLYAGLLCSLMYTELFQKNLGANAQDDEDIRTYLQQEHERQLNWQKELGGDAEALKQRLQSDVEIMLFCDQLSLFLCMEEPGTPAARYDFFAEGLSCTFDACSRQPIQAEWLSNEKVGLSFFPFDEDFTVVLPYKSVPKASIRKFGMQQAYRRAEWKERRVLITDLN, from the coding sequence ATGATCATATATGAGAGAGAGCATGATTTTGTTTTGACCGCACAGCATGAGCATGGATTAGTAGCCGGAGAGATGGCTTCCCACTGGAAGAAAGAATTACTAGCCGACGCTGCACATCGGGATGAATTGATTCTGGCGGCGAGAGAACATGACCGGGGCTGGATTGAGTTGGATGCTGCTCCGTTCTGGAATGATTATAGCCAATCACCATATTCGTTTCGGGATTTTCCTTTGCGTCCGCGTTTTGTATTCTACCATAAAGGGATTGAAGAGGTTTGTCAGAAAAACCTCTACGCCGGATTATTGTGCAGTTTGATGTATACGGAGCTATTTCAAAAGAATCTGGGTGCTAATGCTCAGGATGATGAAGACATCCGAACTTATCTCCAGCAAGAACACGAACGTCAGCTGAATTGGCAGAAAGAGCTTGGCGGTGATGCTGAAGCATTGAAACAGAGGCTGCAAAGCGATGTGGAAATCATGCTTTTCTGCGATCAGCTCAGTTTGTTTCTATGTATGGAGGAACCTGGAACACCTGCTGCGCGTTATGATTTTTTTGCAGAAGGGCTTAGTTGCACGTTTGATGCCTGTTCCAGACAACCGATTCAGGCAGAGTGGTTATCCAATGAAAAAGTAGGCCTGTCTTTTTTTCCGTTTGATGAAGACTTTACGGTCGTTTTGCCTTATAAATCGGTGCCGAAGGCAAGTATCCGCAAATTTGGTATGCAACAGGCTTATCGCCGGGCTGAGTGGAAGGAACGTCGTGTGTTAATTACGGATTTGAACTGA
- a CDS encoding 8-oxo-dGTP diphosphatase: MNTRIEILTMCMVWDKVNDQVLLMNRPDRKGFPGYIAPGGKVDFPESIVDGAVREVLEETGLTVNEITYKGLDEFCDPEQGLRYMVFNYLATSFEGQLLQNPPEGELLWVPMKRVSELPMQDWFAERLPRFFQKGTFERSVIWEKSSGRTLQETFMLYSDSALEQRGVR, from the coding sequence ATGAACACCAGAATAGAGATATTAACGATGTGTATGGTATGGGACAAAGTGAATGATCAGGTGTTATTAATGAATCGGCCGGATCGCAAAGGATTTCCGGGATACATCGCTCCTGGGGGAAAGGTAGACTTTCCGGAGAGCATTGTGGATGGTGCTGTGCGGGAGGTTCTGGAGGAGACGGGTTTAACGGTCAATGAGATTACGTATAAAGGACTCGATGAATTCTGTGATCCCGAACAAGGATTACGTTACATGGTATTCAACTATTTGGCGACTTCATTCGAGGGACAATTATTGCAGAATCCGCCCGAAGGCGAACTGTTATGGGTGCCTATGAAGCGGGTGTCCGAGCTGCCTATGCAGGACTGGTTCGCTGAACGTCTCCCACGATTTTTCCAAAAGGGTACGTTTGAGCGGAGTGTGATCTGGGAGAAGTCATCCGGACGTACGCTGCAAGAGACATTTATGTTGTATAGCGATTCCGCTCTTGAACAGCGTGGGGTTCGATAA
- a CDS encoding nuclear transport factor 2 family protein yields the protein MGYQHALEGYIAATNTHQFHEVSKWLSPDAVYWFTGTSCTTPDEIRAYFENAWETVQEEVYSAEEVKWITTSKDQAVCIYTYHWKGIYQGEPAYGKGRATNVFVAGLDGEWKLIHEHLSLG from the coding sequence ATGGGATACCAGCATGCCTTAGAAGGATACATTGCAGCGACGAATACACATCAGTTTCATGAAGTGAGCAAATGGTTATCGCCAGATGCCGTATATTGGTTTACAGGAACGTCATGCACTACTCCAGACGAAATCCGGGCTTATTTTGAGAACGCTTGGGAAACAGTCCAGGAAGAAGTCTACAGTGCTGAAGAGGTTAAGTGGATTACGACTAGCAAAGATCAGGCAGTTTGTATTTATACCTACCACTGGAAGGGGATTTATCAGGGAGAGCCGGCTTATGGAAAGGGGCGGGCAACGAATGTGTTTGTTGCTGGGCTTGATGGGGAATGGAAATTAATCCATGAGCATTTAAGCTTGGGTTAG
- a CDS encoding GNAT family N-acetyltransferase, with translation MKLSFRILDWEEERPYELLLMADPSKEIVDEYLSRGVCFIAEYEGEMVGEFVLLKTRPETAEIVNIAVQEELQGQGVGKHMIKEAMEAARRLGCRILEIGTGNSSFHQLKLYQRCGFRIIGVDRDFFVRHYEEEIIEDGIRCVDMIRMAIDLDAVTEDEDERKST, from the coding sequence ATGAAATTGTCGTTCCGGATTTTGGATTGGGAAGAAGAGCGACCATACGAACTTTTATTGATGGCTGATCCTTCAAAAGAAATTGTTGATGAGTACCTGAGTCGGGGTGTTTGTTTTATTGCTGAGTATGAAGGAGAGATGGTTGGAGAGTTCGTATTGCTCAAGACTCGTCCGGAGACTGCCGAGATAGTTAATATTGCCGTACAGGAAGAACTGCAGGGACAAGGTGTAGGTAAACACATGATTAAGGAAGCGATGGAAGCTGCACGCAGATTAGGCTGCCGGATTCTCGAGATTGGAACAGGCAACTCCAGCTTTCATCAATTGAAGTTATACCAACGTTGCGGTTTCCGCATTATCGGGGTTGATCGTGATTTCTTTGTGAGGCACTATGAGGAAGAAATTATAGAGGATGGTATTCGCTGTGTGGATATGATTCGTATGGCCATAGATCTGGATGCTGTTACAGAGGATGAAGACGAAAGGAAGAGTACTTAG